From Oreochromis aureus strain Israel breed Guangdong linkage group 4, ZZ_aureus, whole genome shotgun sequence, a single genomic window includes:
- the LOC116325214 gene encoding G-protein coupled receptor family C group 5 member C-like has translation MGPTSAPKGCGGDVSSIYYNLCDLTAVWGIVVEAVAAVGVLTAFILFVILMASLPFVTDKKRKGMVGLQASILVFTLGLFGLSFAFIVEQYSTTCAARRYLFGVLFTGCLACLVMHGLWLVLLQRGGRGPRSWMLWLGALALWLVEVIINTEWLVITVARSPLRDLSVPDLACSIVSRDFVMALIYVMVLIAAVVLTSVPSLTHKQKHWRRDGAFILVTGVLTLALWIAWIVMYIHGNQAVGNPSWDDPTLAIAVVSNAWVFLFFYAIPEVCLLTQEDPNKEQPDGEEVYPARSLVYDNILKEPQPTQQHVYIENKAFSMDEPESTNPASPYGAYNGQARSCLYQPTEIALIAKGLTRKDQESMILRTIPAPLNMGSCSSGSCSVDSLTSSGLS, from the exons ATGGGCCCAACTAGTGCTCCAAAAGGATGTGGTGGTGATGTGAGCTCCATATATTATAATCTGTGTGACCTGACAGCAGTATGGGGCATCGTAGTGgaagctgttgctgctgttggtgTGTTGACTGCCTTTATCTTGTTTGTCATTCTCATGGCTAGCTTACCGTTTGTGACAGACAAGAAGAGAAAGGGTATGGTGGGCCTGCAGGCCAGCATTTTAGTTTTCACACTGGGTCTGTTTGGACTTAGTTTTGCCTTTATTGTGGAGCAGTATTCTACTACCTGTGCTGCGCGGAGGTACCTGTTTGGAGTACTCTTCACAGGCTGTCTGGCCTGCCTGGTGATGCATGGGCTGTGGCTTGTCCTGCTGCAAAGGGGAGGCCGGGGGCCCAGGAGCTGGATGTTATGGCTGGGAGCCCTGGCTCTCTGGCTTGTCGAAGTGATCATCAACACCGAGTGGCTTGTCATTACTGTGGCCAGGAGCCCACTCAGAGATCTCAGTGTTCCTGACCTGGCCTGCAGCATTGTCAGCCGGGACTTTGTGATGGCCCTTATATATGTAATGGTTCTGATAGCAGCTGTGGTGCTAACGTCTGTGCCCTCACTAACACACAAGCAAAAGCACTGGCGCCGAGATGGAGCCTTTATTCTGGTCACAGGAGTCCTCACTTTGGCTCTTTGGATAGCTTGGATTGTCATGTACATCCATGGGAACCAAGCAGTTGGTAATCCCAGCTGGGATGATCCGACTCTGGCTATAGCCGTGGTGTCAAATGCCTGGGTGTTCCTCTTCTTCTATGCAATTCCAGAAGTCTGTTTATTGACCCAGGAGGACCCAAACAAGGAACAACCCGATGGAGAGGAAGTCTATCCTGCTAGAAGCCTGGTTTACGACAACATCCTGAAGGAGCCACAGCCTACCCAGCAGCATGTCTACATAGAAAATAAAGCCTTTTCTATGGATGAGCCAG AATCCACAAATCCAGCGTCTCCATATGGGGCTTACAATGGTCAGGCACGAAGTTGTTTATACCAGCCCACTGAAATAGCCTTGATTGCCAAAGGTCTGACAAGG AAAGACCAAGAGTCAATGATACTTCGAACCATACCTGCCCCTTTGAATATGGGGAGCTGCAGCTCCGGATCTTGTTCAGTGGATTCCTTAACATCTTCAGGACTATCATAA
- the btbd17b gene encoding BTB/POZ domain-containing protein 17, which translates to MVRSCEQEIPAWVCVGTLLLLIHSVTVSGAALKHDVALDSGATVLNHTMNLVHRMETLLALGNGSDVTLRMETINTDEVKVIQAHSLVLTLQSDVFEELLLSRNSSSVVLRETPDCAAVFEKFVRYLYCGDISLRLDQAISLHKLASKYHVWGLQQGLTQYMTQHLSSDSPTGHVVGWYSYALQIGDITLRDSCLQYLSWNLSSVLQSREWGSISEDLLLSLLQRSDLILQSELELYEALEGWINQNQPVRMTVESALRAVRYGMIPPQHLFRLQKHSPLMVKYYESIRDLLYLAFQFHSASPIQLAKYFDVNCSIFTPRNYLSSAWGSPWIINNPTRDDRSFSFQTQLGPSGHDSSKRVTWNALFSPRWLPLSARSTYTELGAMQPTRTEGGRPRIIVTPATSSPDFAGVSFQKTVIVTTKQQGKVVVKHVYNFHQSTEEAGDFLLDADLQRRASEYLIDSSLYLHIVIKPLYHTLLVARK; encoded by the exons ATGGTACGCTCATGTGAACAAGAGATTCCTGCCTGGGTCTGTGTGGGCACCCTGCTACTCTTGATCCACTCTGTCACAGTTAGCGGAG ctGCCCTGAAGCATGATGTGGCATTGGATAGTGGAGccacagtgctaaatcataccaTGAATTTAGTGCATCGTATGGAGACCCTGCTGGCCCTGGGAAACGGCAGTGATGTCACTCTCCGCATGGAGACCATCAACACGGACGAAGTGAAGGTGATTCAGGCTCACAGCCTGGTTCTTACGCTGCAGAGTGATGTGTTTGAGGAGCTGCTTCTCAGCCGCAACAGCAGCTCTGTGGTTCTGAGGGAGACGCCTGACTGTGCAGCCGTCTTTGAGAAGTTTGTCAG GTATCTGTACTGTGGTGATATTTCTCTGCGGCTAGATCAGGCTATTTCTCTGCATAAGTTGGCCAGCAAGTACCATGTGTGGGGCTTGCAGCAGGGTTTGACCCAATATATGACTCAACATCTCTCCAGTGATTCACCCACTGGCCACGTGGTTGGTTGGTACAGCTATGCACTACAAATTGGGGACATAACCCTGCGGGACAGCTGTCTGCAGTACCTGTCCTGGAACCTGTCTTCTGTGCTGCAGAGCAGAGAATGGGGCTCCATCAGTGAAGACCTTCTCCTCTCCTTGCTCCAGCGTTCTGACCTCATTCTGCAGAGTGAGCTGGAACTCTACGAGGCACTGGAGGGATGGATTAACCAGAACCAGCCTGTTCGTATGACAGTGGAGAGTGCCCTGAGGGCCGTTCGATATGGCATGATCCCCCCTCAGCATCTCTTCCGTCTTCAGAAACATTCCCCCCTCATGGTGAAGTATTATGAGTCAATCCGTGATCTCCTCTATCTAGCTTTCCAATTTCACTCAGCCTCGCCTATCCAGCTTGCCAAGTACTTTGATGTCAACTGCAGTATTTTCACTCCCCGTAACTACCTGTCCTCTGCCTGGGGATCACCTTGGATCATAAACAACCCCACCCGTGACGACCGGAGTTTCAGCTTCCAGACCCAGCTTGGACCCAGTGGCCATGACTCCAGTAAGAGAGTGACATGGAACGCCCTATTCTCACCTCGTTGGCTCCCGCTCAGTGCCAGGTCAACCTATACTGAACTGGGCGCTATGCAGCCTACCCGCACTGAGGGAGGTCGACCTCGCATCATTGTAACACCAGCCACTTCAAGCCCTGACTTTGCCGGCGTGAGTTTCCAGAAGACGGTGATTGTGACGACAAAGCAGCAGGGAAAAGTGGTGGTCAAGCATGTCTATAACTTCCACCAAAGCACAGAGGAAGCTGGGGATTTTCTTCTGGATGCTGATCTGCAGCGGCGTGCATCCGAATACCTGATTGACAGCTCCCTCTATCTGCACATTGTAATAAAGCCTCTCTACCATACCCTTCTAGTTGCCAGGAAGTAA
- the LOC116325201 gene encoding dual specificity mitogen-activated protein kinase kinase 6: MSLSKGGKKKSPGLKLAKEVFATPPPAATAPPRDLDSKACVTIGDQNFVVKADDLEQIEELGRGAYGVVDKMKHVPSGVIMAVKRIRATVNTLEQKRLLMDLDISMRTVDCFFTVTFYGALFREGDVWICMELMDTSLDKFYKKVIEKGRTIPEDILGKITVAIVKALEHLHSNLSVIHRDVKPSNVLINTLGQVKMCDFGISGHLVDSVAKTMDAGCKPYMAPERINPDLNQKGYSVKSDIWSLGITMIELAILKFPYDSWGTPFQQLKQVVDEPSPQLPADRFSPDFVDFISQCLRKKPSERPAYTELMKHPFFTLHDSKDTDVASFVKVILDD; the protein is encoded by the exons ATGTCTCTGTCCAAAGGAG GGAAGAAGAAAAGCCCTGGGCTGAAGCTGGCCAAAGAAGTTTTTgcaacaccaccaccagcagcaacAGC GCCCCCTCGAGATCTTGACTCTAAAGCTTGTGTCACAATTGGAGATCAG AACTTTGTGGTGAAGGCAGATGACTTGGAGCAGATTGAAGAGCTGGGGAGGGGAGCATATGGTGTGGTGGACAAGATGAAACATGTGCCCAGCGGTGTTATCATGGCTGTCAAG AGGATCCGTGCCACAGTCAACACTCTGGAGCAGAAGAGGCTGCTGATGGACCTGGACATTTCCATGAGGACCGTGGACTGTTTCTTCACTGTGACTTTCTATGGCGCCCTGTTCAGAGAG GGTGATGTTTGGATCTGCATGGAACTGATGGACACATCTTTGGATAAGTTCTATAAGAAAGTTATTGAGAAGGGCAGAACCATTCCCGAGGACATCTTGGGCAAGATCACGGTAGCG ATTGTAAAGGCATTAGAACATCTGCACAGTAACCTGTCAGTGATACACAGAG ATGTAAAGCCCTCCAATGTTTTGATCAATACCTTGGGCCAAGTGAAGATGTGCGACTTTGGCATTAGTGGCCACCTGGTGGATTCGGTAGCTAAAACGATGGATGCAGGCTGCAAGCCCTACATGGCG cctgaGCGGATCAACCCTGACCTCAACCAGAAAGGCTACAGTGTCAAGTCGGACATATGGAGCCTCGGTATCACAATG ATTGAGCTGGCCATTTTGAAATTTCCCTACGACTCATGGGGAACTCCTTTCCAGCAGCTCAAACAGGTGGTGGATGAACCTTCTCCACAGTTGCCCGCTGACCGTTTCTCCCCAGACTTTGTAGATTTCATCTCTCAGTG CTTAAGAAAGAAGCCCAGTGAACGACCGGCATATACAGAATTGATG AAACATCCATTTTTCACCCTGCATGACTCCAAAGACACAGACGTGGCCAGTTTCGTCAAGGTCATCCTGGATGACTGA